A genomic segment from Anas platyrhynchos isolate ZD024472 breed Pekin duck chromosome 5, IASCAAS_PekinDuck_T2T, whole genome shotgun sequence encodes:
- the AP2A2 gene encoding AP-2 complex subunit alpha-2 isoform X2, with product MPAVSKGDGMRGLAVFISDIRNCKSKEAEIKRINKELANIRSKFKGDKALDGYSKKKYVCKLLFIFLLGHDIDFGHMEAVNLLSSNRYTEKQIGYLFISVLVNSNSELIRLINNAIKNDLASRNPTFMGLALHCIANVGSREMAEAFAGEIPKILVAGDTMDSVKQSAALCLLRLYRTSPDLVPMGDWTSRVVHLLNDQHLGVVTAATSLITTLAQKNPEEFKTSVSLAVSRLSRIVTSASTDLQDYTYYFVPAPWLSVKLLRLLQCYPPPDPAVRGRLTECLETILNKAQEPPKSKKVQHSNAKNAVLFEAISLIIHHDSEPNLLVRACNQLGQFLQHRETNLRYLALESMCTLASSEFSHEAVKTHIETVINALKTERDVSVRQRAVDLLYAMCDRSNAQQIVAEMLNYLETADYSIREEIVLKVAILAEKYAVDYTWYVDTILNLIRIAGDYVSEEVWYRVIQIVINRDDVQGYAAKTVFEALQAPACHENLVKVGGYILGEFGNLIAGDPRSSPLIQFNLLHSKFHLCSVPTRALLLSTYIKFVNLFPEIKTTIQDVLRSDSQLKNADVELQQRAVEYLRLSTIASTDILATVLEEMPPFPERESSILAKLKKKKGPGTVTDLEEIKKERSSDMNGSAEPASVNASAVSTPSPSADLLGLGAAPLTNSAPPPSSSGSLLVDVFSDSASAVAPLAPGSDDNFASPDLASSEVVSEEPADTVHDADELFHKFVCKNNGVLFENQLLQIGLKSEFRQNLGRMFIFYGNKTSTQFLNFTPTVICSDDLQPSLNLQTKPVDPTVDGGAQVQQVVNIECVSDFMEAPILNIQFRYGGTFQNLSVKLPITLNKFFQPTEMSSQDFFQRWKQLSNPKQEVQNIFKAKHPMDAEITKAKIIGFGSALLEEVDPNPANFVGAGIIHTKTTQIGCLLRLEPNLQAQMYRLTLRTSKEAVSQRLCELLSEQF from the exons GCAAAAGCAAAGAAGCAGAgataaagagaataaataaagaACTAGCAAACATTCGGTCAAAATTTAAAG GAGACAAGGCTCTGGATGgttacagtaagaaaaaatatgtctgcaagctgcttttcatctttctcttgGGGCATGACATTGACTTTGGTCACATGGAGGCTGTTAACCTGCTCAGTTCCAATAGatacacagaaaagcaaatt GGATATCTCTTCATCTCCGTACTAGTGAACTCCAACAGTGAGCTGATTCGTTTAATAAACAACGCGATCAAGAATGATCTGGCAAGCCGCAACCCCACCTTCATGGGGCTAGCTCTGCATTGTATTGCTAACGTGGGTAGCCGGGAGATGGCAGAAGCATTTGCTGGAGAAATTCCAAAAATACTTGTAGCTGG AGATACTATGGATAGTGTGAAGCAGAGTGCTGCCTTATGCTTGCTGCGTTTGTATAGAACTTCTCCTGACCTTGTCCCCATGGGAGACTGGACGTCCAGAGTGGTACATCTCCTCAATGACCAGCACTTG ggtGTGGTTACTGCAGCTACAAGTCTGATCACCACTTTGGCACAGAAGAACCCAGAAGAGTTTAAAACTTCTGTCTCCTTGGCGGTGTCTAGATTAAGCAGA ATTGTAACTTCTGCATCAACAGATCTTCAGGACTATACATATTACTTTGTTCCTGCTCCTTGGCTATCTGTGAAACTTCTGAGGCTCTTACAGTGCTATCCACCTCCAG ACCCTGCGGTACGTGGTCGTCTCACAGAATGCCTGGAAACTATTCTTAACAAAGCACAGGAGCCACCAAAGTCAAAGAAAGTACAACACTCAAATGCGAAGAATGCTGTGCTGTTTGAGGCGATAAGTTTAATTATACATCATGACAG TGAGCCAAATCTACTAGTCCGTGCCTGTAACCAGCTAGGTCAGTTCTTGCAGCACCGAGAAACTAATTTGCGTTACCTAGCACTGGAAAGCATGTGCACGCTTGCCAGCTCTGAATTCTCACATGAGGCTGTGAAAACACACATAGAAACTGTTATCAATGCATTAAAG ACTGAAAGAGATGTGAGCGTACGACAAAGAGCTGTAGATCTCCTGTATGCAATGTGTGACCGAAGCAATGCCCAACAGATTGTGGCTGAAATGCTGAATTATTTGGAGACTGCTGATTATTCCATTAGAGAAGAAATT GTACTGAAAGTTGCAATTCTAGCTGAGAAGTATGCAGTGGATTATACCTGGTATGTGGATACAATATTGAATCTGATTCGCATTGCCGGTGACTATGTCAGTGAAGAAGTATGGTACCGAGTTATTCAGATTGTCATCAACCGAGATGATGTTCAAGGGTATGCAGCAAAGACTGTTTTTGAG GCCCTTCAAGCTCCAGCATGCCATGAGAATCTTGTGAAAGTAGGTGGCTACATCTTGGGAGAATTTGGAAATCTGATAGCAGGTGATCCAAGATCAAG TCCCCTTATCCAATTCAACTTGCTACATTCCAAGTTTCATCTGTGTAGTGTTCCTACCCGAGCTCTGCTTCTGTCTACCTACATCAAGTTTGTGAACCTGTTTCCAGAAATCAAAACTACAATTCAAGATGTATTGCGCAGTGACAGTCAGCTAAAGAATGCTGATGTTGAGCTGCAGCAGAGAGCTGTTGAGTATTTGAGGCTCAGTACTATTGCCAGTACTGATATATTG GCCACAGTGCTAGAAGAAATGCCTCCCTTTCCAGAGAGGGAATCTTCTATTTTGGCTAAACTCAAGAAGAAGAAAGGTCCAGGCACAGTTACTGACCTGGAAGAGATCAAaaaggagaggagctctgaTATGAATGGAAGTGCTGAACCTGCCTCAGTCAATGCCAGTGCTGTT TCTACTCCTTCTCCATCTGCGGATCTGCTGGGTCTGGGTGCAGCCCCTCTCACCAATTCAGCTCCCCCACCTTCCTCTAGTGGTAGCCTCCTGGTGGATGTATTTTCAGATTCAGCTTCTGCTGTTGCACCTCTTGCTCCTGGTTCTGACGACAACTTTGCGAG CCCTGACCTGGCTTCATCTGAGGTAGTTTCTGAGGAACCAGCTGATACTGTGCATGATGCTGATGAGCTTTTTCACAA GTTTGTGTGTAAAAATAACGGAGTCTTATTTGAAAATCAGTTGCTACAAATTGGATTGAAATCTGAATTTCGACAGAACCTGG GACGTATGTTCATATTCTATGGTAATAAGACATCAACACAGTTCTTGAATTTTACTCCAACAGTAATCTGCTCAGATGACCTTCAGCCAA GCCTGAATCTTCAGACAAAGCCTGTTGACCCCACAGTGGATGGAGGTGCACAGGTTCAACAGGTTGTGAACATTGAATGTGTGTCAGACTTCATGGAAGCTCCAATCCTGAACATTCAATTCAG GTACGGGGGAACATTCCAAAATCTTTCAGTAAAATTACCCATCACGCTGAATAAATTTTTTCAGCCAACAGAGATGTCTTCTCAAGACTTTTTCCAGCGTTGGAAGCAACTGAGCAA TCCTAAACAAGAAGTACAGAATATCTTTAAAGCAAAACACCCAATGGATGCAGAGATCACAAAAGCAAAG ATAATTGGCTTTGGATCGGCCCTACTTGAGGAGGTTGATCCCAATCCTGCTAACTTTGTTGGTGCTGGTATCATACATACAAAAACTACTCAGATTGGATGCTTGCTGCGCCTTGAACCCAACCTCCAGGCACAG ATGTATAGGCTCACACTACGAACAAGTAAAGAAGCTGTATCTCAGAGATTATGTGAATTGCTGTCAGAACAGTTTTAA
- the AP2A2 gene encoding AP-2 complex subunit alpha-2 isoform X1 has product MPAVSKGDGMRGLAVFISDIRNCKSKEAEIKRINKELANIRSKFKGDKALDGYSKKKYVCKLLFIFLLGHDIDFGHMEAVNLLSSNRYTEKQIGYLFISVLVNSNSELIRLINNAIKNDLASRNPTFMGLALHCIANVGSREMAEAFAGEIPKILVAGDTMDSVKQSAALCLLRLYRTSPDLVPMGDWTSRVVHLLNDQHLGVVTAATSLITTLAQKNPEEFKTSVSLAVSRLSRIVTSASTDLQDYTYYFVPAPWLSVKLLRLLQCYPPPEDPAVRGRLTECLETILNKAQEPPKSKKVQHSNAKNAVLFEAISLIIHHDSEPNLLVRACNQLGQFLQHRETNLRYLALESMCTLASSEFSHEAVKTHIETVINALKTERDVSVRQRAVDLLYAMCDRSNAQQIVAEMLNYLETADYSIREEIVLKVAILAEKYAVDYTWYVDTILNLIRIAGDYVSEEVWYRVIQIVINRDDVQGYAAKTVFEALQAPACHENLVKVGGYILGEFGNLIAGDPRSSPLIQFNLLHSKFHLCSVPTRALLLSTYIKFVNLFPEIKTTIQDVLRSDSQLKNADVELQQRAVEYLRLSTIASTDILATVLEEMPPFPERESSILAKLKKKKGPGTVTDLEEIKKERSSDMNGSAEPASVNASAVSTPSPSADLLGLGAAPLTNSAPPPSSSGSLLVDVFSDSASAVAPLAPGSDDNFASPDLASSEVVSEEPADTVHDADELFHKFVCKNNGVLFENQLLQIGLKSEFRQNLGRMFIFYGNKTSTQFLNFTPTVICSDDLQPSLNLQTKPVDPTVDGGAQVQQVVNIECVSDFMEAPILNIQFRYGGTFQNLSVKLPITLNKFFQPTEMSSQDFFQRWKQLSNPKQEVQNIFKAKHPMDAEITKAKIIGFGSALLEEVDPNPANFVGAGIIHTKTTQIGCLLRLEPNLQAQMYRLTLRTSKEAVSQRLCELLSEQF; this is encoded by the exons GCAAAAGCAAAGAAGCAGAgataaagagaataaataaagaACTAGCAAACATTCGGTCAAAATTTAAAG GAGACAAGGCTCTGGATGgttacagtaagaaaaaatatgtctgcaagctgcttttcatctttctcttgGGGCATGACATTGACTTTGGTCACATGGAGGCTGTTAACCTGCTCAGTTCCAATAGatacacagaaaagcaaatt GGATATCTCTTCATCTCCGTACTAGTGAACTCCAACAGTGAGCTGATTCGTTTAATAAACAACGCGATCAAGAATGATCTGGCAAGCCGCAACCCCACCTTCATGGGGCTAGCTCTGCATTGTATTGCTAACGTGGGTAGCCGGGAGATGGCAGAAGCATTTGCTGGAGAAATTCCAAAAATACTTGTAGCTGG AGATACTATGGATAGTGTGAAGCAGAGTGCTGCCTTATGCTTGCTGCGTTTGTATAGAACTTCTCCTGACCTTGTCCCCATGGGAGACTGGACGTCCAGAGTGGTACATCTCCTCAATGACCAGCACTTG ggtGTGGTTACTGCAGCTACAAGTCTGATCACCACTTTGGCACAGAAGAACCCAGAAGAGTTTAAAACTTCTGTCTCCTTGGCGGTGTCTAGATTAAGCAGA ATTGTAACTTCTGCATCAACAGATCTTCAGGACTATACATATTACTTTGTTCCTGCTCCTTGGCTATCTGTGAAACTTCTGAGGCTCTTACAGTGCTATCCACCTCCAG AAGACCCTGCGGTACGTGGTCGTCTCACAGAATGCCTGGAAACTATTCTTAACAAAGCACAGGAGCCACCAAAGTCAAAGAAAGTACAACACTCAAATGCGAAGAATGCTGTGCTGTTTGAGGCGATAAGTTTAATTATACATCATGACAG TGAGCCAAATCTACTAGTCCGTGCCTGTAACCAGCTAGGTCAGTTCTTGCAGCACCGAGAAACTAATTTGCGTTACCTAGCACTGGAAAGCATGTGCACGCTTGCCAGCTCTGAATTCTCACATGAGGCTGTGAAAACACACATAGAAACTGTTATCAATGCATTAAAG ACTGAAAGAGATGTGAGCGTACGACAAAGAGCTGTAGATCTCCTGTATGCAATGTGTGACCGAAGCAATGCCCAACAGATTGTGGCTGAAATGCTGAATTATTTGGAGACTGCTGATTATTCCATTAGAGAAGAAATT GTACTGAAAGTTGCAATTCTAGCTGAGAAGTATGCAGTGGATTATACCTGGTATGTGGATACAATATTGAATCTGATTCGCATTGCCGGTGACTATGTCAGTGAAGAAGTATGGTACCGAGTTATTCAGATTGTCATCAACCGAGATGATGTTCAAGGGTATGCAGCAAAGACTGTTTTTGAG GCCCTTCAAGCTCCAGCATGCCATGAGAATCTTGTGAAAGTAGGTGGCTACATCTTGGGAGAATTTGGAAATCTGATAGCAGGTGATCCAAGATCAAG TCCCCTTATCCAATTCAACTTGCTACATTCCAAGTTTCATCTGTGTAGTGTTCCTACCCGAGCTCTGCTTCTGTCTACCTACATCAAGTTTGTGAACCTGTTTCCAGAAATCAAAACTACAATTCAAGATGTATTGCGCAGTGACAGTCAGCTAAAGAATGCTGATGTTGAGCTGCAGCAGAGAGCTGTTGAGTATTTGAGGCTCAGTACTATTGCCAGTACTGATATATTG GCCACAGTGCTAGAAGAAATGCCTCCCTTTCCAGAGAGGGAATCTTCTATTTTGGCTAAACTCAAGAAGAAGAAAGGTCCAGGCACAGTTACTGACCTGGAAGAGATCAAaaaggagaggagctctgaTATGAATGGAAGTGCTGAACCTGCCTCAGTCAATGCCAGTGCTGTT TCTACTCCTTCTCCATCTGCGGATCTGCTGGGTCTGGGTGCAGCCCCTCTCACCAATTCAGCTCCCCCACCTTCCTCTAGTGGTAGCCTCCTGGTGGATGTATTTTCAGATTCAGCTTCTGCTGTTGCACCTCTTGCTCCTGGTTCTGACGACAACTTTGCGAG CCCTGACCTGGCTTCATCTGAGGTAGTTTCTGAGGAACCAGCTGATACTGTGCATGATGCTGATGAGCTTTTTCACAA GTTTGTGTGTAAAAATAACGGAGTCTTATTTGAAAATCAGTTGCTACAAATTGGATTGAAATCTGAATTTCGACAGAACCTGG GACGTATGTTCATATTCTATGGTAATAAGACATCAACACAGTTCTTGAATTTTACTCCAACAGTAATCTGCTCAGATGACCTTCAGCCAA GCCTGAATCTTCAGACAAAGCCTGTTGACCCCACAGTGGATGGAGGTGCACAGGTTCAACAGGTTGTGAACATTGAATGTGTGTCAGACTTCATGGAAGCTCCAATCCTGAACATTCAATTCAG GTACGGGGGAACATTCCAAAATCTTTCAGTAAAATTACCCATCACGCTGAATAAATTTTTTCAGCCAACAGAGATGTCTTCTCAAGACTTTTTCCAGCGTTGGAAGCAACTGAGCAA TCCTAAACAAGAAGTACAGAATATCTTTAAAGCAAAACACCCAATGGATGCAGAGATCACAAAAGCAAAG ATAATTGGCTTTGGATCGGCCCTACTTGAGGAGGTTGATCCCAATCCTGCTAACTTTGTTGGTGCTGGTATCATACATACAAAAACTACTCAGATTGGATGCTTGCTGCGCCTTGAACCCAACCTCCAGGCACAG ATGTATAGGCTCACACTACGAACAAGTAAAGAAGCTGTATCTCAGAGATTATGTGAATTGCTGTCAGAACAGTTTTAA
- the AP2A2 gene encoding AP-2 complex subunit alpha-2 isoform X3: MPAVSKGDGMRGLAVFISDIRNCKSKEAEIKRINKELANIRSKFKGDKALDGYSKKKYVCKLLFIFLLGHDIDFGHMEAVNLLSSNRYTEKQIGYLFISVLVNSNSELIRLINNAIKNDLASRNPTFMGLALHCIANVGSREMAEAFAGEIPKILVAGDTMDSVKQSAALCLLRLYRTSPDLVPMGDWTSRVVHLLNDQHLGVVTAATSLITTLAQKNPEEFKTSVSLAVSRLSRIVTSASTDLQDYTYYFVPAPWLSVKLLRLLQCYPPPEDPAVRGRLTECLETILNKAQEPPKSKKVQHSNAKNAVLFEAISLIIHHDSEPNLLVRACNQLGQFLQHRETNLRYLALESMCTLASSEFSHEAVKTHIETVINALKTERDVSVRQRAVDLLYAMCDRSNAQQIVAEMLNYLETADYSIREEIVLKVAILAEKYAVDYTWYVDTILNLIRIAGDYVSEEVWYRVIQIVINRDDVQGYAAKTVFEALQAPACHENLVKVGGYILGEFGNLIAGDPRSSPLIQFNLLHSKFHLCSVPTRALLLSTYIKFVNLFPEIKTTIQDVLRSDSQLKNADVELQQRAVEYLRLSTIASTDILATVLEEMPPFPERESSILAKLKKKKGPGTVTDLEEIKKERSSDMNGSAEPASVNASAVSTPSPSADLLGLGAAPLTNSAPPPSSSGSLLVDVFSDSASAVAPLAPGSDDNFARFVCKNNGVLFENQLLQIGLKSEFRQNLGRMFIFYGNKTSTQFLNFTPTVICSDDLQPSLNLQTKPVDPTVDGGAQVQQVVNIECVSDFMEAPILNIQFRYGGTFQNLSVKLPITLNKFFQPTEMSSQDFFQRWKQLSNPKQEVQNIFKAKHPMDAEITKAKIIGFGSALLEEVDPNPANFVGAGIIHTKTTQIGCLLRLEPNLQAQMYRLTLRTSKEAVSQRLCELLSEQF; this comes from the exons GCAAAAGCAAAGAAGCAGAgataaagagaataaataaagaACTAGCAAACATTCGGTCAAAATTTAAAG GAGACAAGGCTCTGGATGgttacagtaagaaaaaatatgtctgcaagctgcttttcatctttctcttgGGGCATGACATTGACTTTGGTCACATGGAGGCTGTTAACCTGCTCAGTTCCAATAGatacacagaaaagcaaatt GGATATCTCTTCATCTCCGTACTAGTGAACTCCAACAGTGAGCTGATTCGTTTAATAAACAACGCGATCAAGAATGATCTGGCAAGCCGCAACCCCACCTTCATGGGGCTAGCTCTGCATTGTATTGCTAACGTGGGTAGCCGGGAGATGGCAGAAGCATTTGCTGGAGAAATTCCAAAAATACTTGTAGCTGG AGATACTATGGATAGTGTGAAGCAGAGTGCTGCCTTATGCTTGCTGCGTTTGTATAGAACTTCTCCTGACCTTGTCCCCATGGGAGACTGGACGTCCAGAGTGGTACATCTCCTCAATGACCAGCACTTG ggtGTGGTTACTGCAGCTACAAGTCTGATCACCACTTTGGCACAGAAGAACCCAGAAGAGTTTAAAACTTCTGTCTCCTTGGCGGTGTCTAGATTAAGCAGA ATTGTAACTTCTGCATCAACAGATCTTCAGGACTATACATATTACTTTGTTCCTGCTCCTTGGCTATCTGTGAAACTTCTGAGGCTCTTACAGTGCTATCCACCTCCAG AAGACCCTGCGGTACGTGGTCGTCTCACAGAATGCCTGGAAACTATTCTTAACAAAGCACAGGAGCCACCAAAGTCAAAGAAAGTACAACACTCAAATGCGAAGAATGCTGTGCTGTTTGAGGCGATAAGTTTAATTATACATCATGACAG TGAGCCAAATCTACTAGTCCGTGCCTGTAACCAGCTAGGTCAGTTCTTGCAGCACCGAGAAACTAATTTGCGTTACCTAGCACTGGAAAGCATGTGCACGCTTGCCAGCTCTGAATTCTCACATGAGGCTGTGAAAACACACATAGAAACTGTTATCAATGCATTAAAG ACTGAAAGAGATGTGAGCGTACGACAAAGAGCTGTAGATCTCCTGTATGCAATGTGTGACCGAAGCAATGCCCAACAGATTGTGGCTGAAATGCTGAATTATTTGGAGACTGCTGATTATTCCATTAGAGAAGAAATT GTACTGAAAGTTGCAATTCTAGCTGAGAAGTATGCAGTGGATTATACCTGGTATGTGGATACAATATTGAATCTGATTCGCATTGCCGGTGACTATGTCAGTGAAGAAGTATGGTACCGAGTTATTCAGATTGTCATCAACCGAGATGATGTTCAAGGGTATGCAGCAAAGACTGTTTTTGAG GCCCTTCAAGCTCCAGCATGCCATGAGAATCTTGTGAAAGTAGGTGGCTACATCTTGGGAGAATTTGGAAATCTGATAGCAGGTGATCCAAGATCAAG TCCCCTTATCCAATTCAACTTGCTACATTCCAAGTTTCATCTGTGTAGTGTTCCTACCCGAGCTCTGCTTCTGTCTACCTACATCAAGTTTGTGAACCTGTTTCCAGAAATCAAAACTACAATTCAAGATGTATTGCGCAGTGACAGTCAGCTAAAGAATGCTGATGTTGAGCTGCAGCAGAGAGCTGTTGAGTATTTGAGGCTCAGTACTATTGCCAGTACTGATATATTG GCCACAGTGCTAGAAGAAATGCCTCCCTTTCCAGAGAGGGAATCTTCTATTTTGGCTAAACTCAAGAAGAAGAAAGGTCCAGGCACAGTTACTGACCTGGAAGAGATCAAaaaggagaggagctctgaTATGAATGGAAGTGCTGAACCTGCCTCAGTCAATGCCAGTGCTGTT TCTACTCCTTCTCCATCTGCGGATCTGCTGGGTCTGGGTGCAGCCCCTCTCACCAATTCAGCTCCCCCACCTTCCTCTAGTGGTAGCCTCCTGGTGGATGTATTTTCAGATTCAGCTTCTGCTGTTGCACCTCTTGCTCCTGGTTCTGACGACAACTTTGCGAG GTTTGTGTGTAAAAATAACGGAGTCTTATTTGAAAATCAGTTGCTACAAATTGGATTGAAATCTGAATTTCGACAGAACCTGG GACGTATGTTCATATTCTATGGTAATAAGACATCAACACAGTTCTTGAATTTTACTCCAACAGTAATCTGCTCAGATGACCTTCAGCCAA GCCTGAATCTTCAGACAAAGCCTGTTGACCCCACAGTGGATGGAGGTGCACAGGTTCAACAGGTTGTGAACATTGAATGTGTGTCAGACTTCATGGAAGCTCCAATCCTGAACATTCAATTCAG GTACGGGGGAACATTCCAAAATCTTTCAGTAAAATTACCCATCACGCTGAATAAATTTTTTCAGCCAACAGAGATGTCTTCTCAAGACTTTTTCCAGCGTTGGAAGCAACTGAGCAA TCCTAAACAAGAAGTACAGAATATCTTTAAAGCAAAACACCCAATGGATGCAGAGATCACAAAAGCAAAG ATAATTGGCTTTGGATCGGCCCTACTTGAGGAGGTTGATCCCAATCCTGCTAACTTTGTTGGTGCTGGTATCATACATACAAAAACTACTCAGATTGGATGCTTGCTGCGCCTTGAACCCAACCTCCAGGCACAG ATGTATAGGCTCACACTACGAACAAGTAAAGAAGCTGTATCTCAGAGATTATGTGAATTGCTGTCAGAACAGTTTTAA